The sequence below is a genomic window from Cobetia sp. cqz5-12.
GCTCGCCGAGCGCGACATCAAGACGATGAGCAGGTGCCAGGGACATCAGAATTCTCCTTGGGCAAACAGATGACAGCGACGGATGCCCGCCAGGGCCACCAGCCGCTGATGAGACTAGCCAGGGGCGTGCAACGGGTCAGCCAGCGCCTTGATGCGGCGACGGATCTCGTTGGTGACCGCCCGAGGGCTGCGCCGATCGGTACGCACGATGATATCGGCCGTCTCGCGGTAAAGCGGGTCACGCAACTCGAACAGGCGCTTGAGCACCCGCCCGGGGTCATCCTGCTGCAACAGCGGACGATTGCGATCACGACCGGCTCGCTTGAGCTGCTGTTCGACAGGCGCATAGAGGTACACGACAGTGCCGCGTTCGCGCAGTACGCGCCGATTGGCCTCCGCCATGATGGCGCCACCACCGGTGGCCATCACGACTTCCCTGAGCGAGGTCAGCTCATCGATGACAGCCTGCTCACGCTCACGAAAGCCGGACTCGCCCTCGACGTCGAAAATCCACGGTATGCTGGCTCCGCAGCGCTCTTCAATCACATGGTCGCTATCGCAAAATTCACGATGCAAGTCGGCCGCCAGCAGGCGGCCGATAGTGCTCTTGCCGGCCCCCATGGGGCCGACAAGGAATACGTTGGGAATCACATGCATCAGCGCACCGCCAGGCCGTCCTCGATGATCTTCGGAGTAATGAATACCAGCAATTCTACCTTCTCGTTGGACTCTTCGGTATAGCGGAACAGATTCCCGATCACCGGCAGGTCCCCGAGGAAGGGCGTCTTGAAGACGCTGCGAATCTGCTCGGAGGTCAGAATGCCGCCCAGCACCACGGTTTCGCCATCATTGACCAGCACTTGCGTCTCGATTTCATTGGTATCGATGGCCGGTTCGCCATTGAAGCTGTCATCGGAGACATCGTCATTGTTGATCAACAGATCCATGATGATGCGGTTGTCAGGTGTGATCTGCGGCGTCACTTCCAGCGCCAGCACCGCTTCCTTGAACTCGATGTTGGTCGCACCGCTGGAGGTCGCCTCCTCATAGGGAATTTCCTGACCCTGCTTGATGACGGCCTTCTTCTGGTTAGCGGTGATGATCTTGGGCTGGGAAATGGTCTGGCTCTTGCCTTCGCTTTCCAGCGCCGAGAGCTCCAGGTCCAGCAGGATATCGCCGGACAGGTAACCGAAGCTGAAGGTGCTGCCCGGATCGCTGTCATCGCCGAGATTGACACTCAGGCCGCCATCACTGGTCGTACCGGTCGACGCGCCTTCCAGGCCGAACTTGCCGTTGCTGCTGTTGGAAAGCCCCCAATTGACACCGATCTCGCTGGAGACACTGCTGCGCGCGATGACGATGCGCGCTTCGATCTGCACCTGACGCACCGGAATATCGAGATATTCCAGCGTGCCGCGAATGGACTCGAGCGTGTCGCGGGTATCCTGGATCAGCATGGTGTTGGTACGCTCATCGACCATCACGCGGCCCCGCTCGGACAGCAGACCGATACCGCCTTCACCACGCAGCAACGCCGCCAGATCCGCCGCCTTGGCATAACGCACCTGGATGTATTCGGTGGTCATCGGCGCCAGCTCCTTGACCTGCTGGTTCGCCTCAAGCTCCTTGCGCTCGAGTGCCGCCAGCTCTTCGGCCGGCGCGACCATCAGCACGTTACCCATGCGACGACTGGCCAGACCGTTGGACTTGAGCACCAGATCCAGCGCCTGATCCCAGGGCACTTCCTTCAGGTTCAGGGTCACGTTGCCGGTGACGTTGTCACTGGCGACCAGATTGAGCCCCGTGAAGTCAGCGATGATCTGCAGCACGGAGCGCACTTCGATGTTCTGGAAGTTGAGCGAGATCTTCTTGCCGGTGTAGGGGAACTTGTCCTTGATGCGCTCCGCCTGCTCTTCACGCGTCAGCGGCTTGACCTCGAGCAC
It includes:
- a CDS encoding type IV pilus secretin PilQ produces the protein MTRLQRMSLLGLAAVGSLMANVAMAASSLQDLNFTALGGDRMELKLDFVGGVPEVKGYRIETPPRITIDLLDTSSQLDKRRFDLGLSGVDELVALEAGSRTRLVMKLNQSKPYVTRTEGNSLYVIIGEQGGAPGAQPAAASQASAANVPPDNRALEVASEPAVSGIDFRRGTDGEGRVVINFNRSNVESRVTERGRKIYVDIKGVKLPPEMNQVLDVGDFATPVTRIDPQRTRDGVRLVVDASGYYTQLATQAGNELVLEVKPLTREEQAERIKDKFPYTGKKISLNFQNIEVRSVLQIIADFTGLNLVASDNVTGNVTLNLKEVPWDQALDLVLKSNGLASRRMGNVLMVAPAEELAALERKELEANQQVKELAPMTTEYIQVRYAKAADLAALLRGEGGIGLLSERGRVMVDERTNTMLIQDTRDTLESIRGTLEYLDIPVRQVQIEARIVIARSSVSSEIGVNWGLSNSSNGKFGLEGASTGTTSDGGLSVNLGDDSDPGSTFSFGYLSGDILLDLELSALESEGKSQTISQPKIITANQKKAVIKQGQEIPYEEATSSGATNIEFKEAVLALEVTPQITPDNRIIMDLLINNDDVSDDSFNGEPAIDTNEIETQVLVNDGETVVLGGILTSEQIRSVFKTPFLGDLPVIGNLFRYTEESNEKVELLVFITPKIIEDGLAVR
- the aroK gene encoding shikimate kinase AroK, translating into MHVIPNVFLVGPMGAGKSTIGRLLAADLHREFCDSDHVIEERCGASIPWIFDVEGESGFREREQAVIDELTSLREVVMATGGGAIMAEANRRVLRERGTVVYLYAPVEQQLKRAGRDRNRPLLQQDDPGRVLKRLFELRDPLYRETADIIVRTDRRSPRAVTNEIRRRIKALADPLHAPG